The following proteins are encoded in a genomic region of Natronorubrum halophilum:
- a CDS encoding glycoside hydrolase family 127 protein: protein MTTLHSAKSVDQADVTIDDEFWNSWLETNREVTLEYQYDHLETSGCLENFRRAAAGDSGGFRGMWFADSDAYKWLEAASYVLATRDDPDLRRRVDEVIDLVAAAQDDDDGYLNTYFVLEEPEKRWTNLNMMHELYCAGHLIEAAVAHHRATGDRELLAVATRFADHIESIFGDEIEGVPGHQEIELALVTLARATDEDRYVDLARYFVDLRGHDDRLEREFERIEEIAGYDPENGGIAAGARDTFYEDGEYDGRYAQAHAPLLEQASVEGHAVRATYFFAGAADVAAETGDAELLAHLERLWETVTERRTYVTGGIGSSAAGERFTEDYDLPNDTAYAETCAAIGSVFWSQRLFELTGDARYADLIEWTVYNAVLVGISRDGTEFFYDNRLESDGDHHREGWFECACCPPNVARLLASLEGYLYATGRDDADDPRLYVNQYVSSAATVDVAGTDVGVVQTAGLPWGGDVTLEVDAAEPTEFGVSLRIPSWCPDVTVRINDKEHVLEGDVEGQPGTWNADYVTVTREWDDDRLEIGFEQSVVPVRAHPAVEADAGRIALTRGPLVYCLEGVDNDRPLNQYRLESESNADARYREDLLGGTVVLEGAASAPTLEEWDNDLYRPAAETNRVSASFTAIPYFQWDNREPGEMAVWLHDG, encoded by the coding sequence ATGACGACGCTTCACTCCGCCAAGTCGGTCGACCAGGCCGATGTCACGATCGACGACGAGTTCTGGAACTCGTGGCTCGAGACCAATCGCGAGGTCACGCTCGAGTACCAGTACGACCACCTCGAGACGAGCGGCTGTCTCGAGAACTTCCGCCGGGCCGCCGCTGGCGATTCCGGCGGCTTTCGGGGGATGTGGTTCGCCGATTCGGACGCCTACAAGTGGCTCGAGGCGGCGAGTTACGTCCTCGCGACGCGCGACGACCCCGACCTGCGACGACGGGTCGACGAGGTGATCGACCTCGTCGCCGCGGCCCAGGACGACGACGACGGCTACCTGAACACGTACTTCGTCCTCGAGGAACCCGAGAAGCGGTGGACGAACCTGAACATGATGCACGAACTGTACTGTGCGGGTCACCTCATCGAGGCCGCCGTCGCCCACCACCGGGCGACCGGCGACCGCGAACTGCTCGCGGTCGCGACGCGGTTCGCGGATCACATCGAATCGATCTTCGGCGACGAGATCGAAGGCGTCCCCGGCCACCAGGAGATCGAACTCGCGCTGGTGACACTCGCGAGAGCGACCGACGAGGACCGCTACGTCGACCTCGCGCGGTACTTCGTCGACCTGCGCGGTCACGACGACCGCCTCGAACGGGAGTTCGAACGGATCGAGGAGATCGCGGGCTACGACCCCGAAAATGGCGGCATCGCGGCCGGCGCGCGCGACACGTTCTACGAGGACGGCGAGTACGACGGGCGCTACGCGCAGGCTCACGCCCCGCTTCTCGAGCAGGCGTCCGTCGAAGGGCACGCGGTTCGCGCGACGTACTTCTTCGCCGGGGCTGCGGACGTCGCCGCCGAAACCGGCGACGCGGAGTTGCTCGCCCACCTCGAGCGCCTCTGGGAGACCGTGACCGAACGGCGGACGTACGTCACCGGCGGCATCGGCTCGAGCGCCGCCGGCGAGCGCTTTACCGAAGACTACGACCTGCCGAACGACACCGCCTACGCCGAGACCTGTGCGGCGATCGGCAGCGTCTTCTGGAGTCAGCGGCTGTTCGAACTGACCGGCGACGCGCGCTACGCCGACCTGATCGAGTGGACGGTGTACAACGCCGTCCTCGTCGGGATATCACGGGACGGAACCGAGTTCTTCTACGACAACCGACTCGAGAGCGACGGCGATCATCACCGCGAGGGCTGGTTCGAGTGCGCGTGCTGTCCGCCGAACGTCGCGCGATTACTCGCCTCGCTCGAGGGGTACCTGTACGCGACCGGACGCGACGACGCTGACGATCCGCGGTTGTACGTCAACCAGTACGTCAGTAGCGCAGCGACGGTCGACGTCGCCGGCACGGACGTCGGCGTGGTACAGACGGCCGGCCTCCCGTGGGGCGGCGATGTGACGCTCGAGGTCGACGCGGCGGAACCGACCGAGTTCGGCGTCTCTCTCCGGATTCCCTCGTGGTGTCCCGACGTGACGGTTCGCATCAACGACAAAGAGCACGTACTCGAAGGCGACGTCGAGGGCCAGCCCGGGACCTGGAACGCCGACTACGTCACCGTGACGCGTGAATGGGACGACGACCGCCTCGAGATCGGCTTCGAGCAGTCGGTCGTCCCGGTCCGAGCCCATCCGGCGGTCGAGGCGGACGCCGGACGGATCGCACTCACTCGCGGCCCGCTCGTCTACTGTCTCGAGGGCGTGGACAACGACCGGCCCCTCAATCAGTATCGACTCGAGTCGGAATCGAACGCCGACGCACGATATCGGGAAGACCTCCTCGGGGGCACCGTCGTCCTCGAGGGAGCGGCGTCGGCTCCGACCCTCGAGGAGTGGGACAACGACCTGTACCGACCGGCCGCGGAGACGAATCGCGTTTCGGCTTCGTTCACCGCGATCCCCTACTTCCAGTGGGATAACCGGGAGCCCGGCGAGATGGCCGTCTGGCTGCACGACGGCTGA
- a CDS encoding glycoside hydrolase family 2 protein, whose product MNTNFRADVRQETSLNGAWQFTTDPDGIGRDEAWYDSDSAWPDRTRAVEVPHAWQELEGYREYTGTAWYRRAVTAESPVDDGSRTYLRFGAVDYEATAWVNGERVGANRGGYLPFEFDVTDALVDGENEIVLEVVDPDDLSELPHGKQGEPWYQRVSGVWQDVTLETVPSVHVDGIRVTPDLETDTAHVEVDVDGLNELGERAGSDGEPAVSARIVVSRDGDPVVTESAAIETDDAGGTGAVALPIPDADYWTPERPALYDVRVDLERDGTVIDRDEDYFGMRSVEARDGRVYLNGEPYFLRGALEQGYYPETLYRPFSDDCFEEEVRTATELGFNLLRKHIKPAHPDFLECADRLGLLVWEEPANPTVHTDRSRRAVFEQLEGMIERDYNRPSVVVWSIYNEEWGIGNPQGLDVETSLWDDEAKQDYLADCYETARELDPTRLVCDNSGWAHVATDVNDYHRYFVSPDRADAWEADLDRMTERPQDNYAATETDPDDAPLVVSEFGTWGLCDAPAIEEYYGERPPWFDYEFLEAGLKRPAGYRERFAETPLSEAFDGIEALAEAWQRRELRSNKDVIERMRARDDVAGYVITEFSDIEWEFNGILDYRREEKAFHDEFAGVNAPVAVQLDLESRAVWDDETVAADAVVVNDTDERLEGELSWTVAGESGRQTVAVDPASTVRADDLVAVDAPSVGDATTETVTLEFGDATTEEPVTIAPRSDSAPDRGADGPVYAADEALRDALERRGVSVVDRLDETVSVAVVTETTFQVLEYARGGGNVLLLADRDGSVADEDVFDYRDLPEDESWNLVASLFYTTDERLEALLGTIPGWELDGRYPYAVVTDADDVSVGYVEGWLANPAAAVATRHYGDGVVRVCTFRVIDGYGSCPTATTLVDELLAKSLESPGGA is encoded by the coding sequence ATGAATACGAATTTTCGAGCGGACGTTCGACAGGAAACGTCACTGAACGGCGCGTGGCAGTTCACCACCGATCCCGACGGGATCGGTCGCGACGAGGCGTGGTACGACTCCGACAGCGCCTGGCCGGACCGAACGCGGGCCGTCGAGGTACCCCACGCCTGGCAGGAACTCGAGGGGTATCGAGAGTACACGGGCACCGCGTGGTATCGACGGGCGGTCACGGCGGAGTCACCGGTAGACGACGGTTCCCGTACGTACCTCCGCTTCGGTGCCGTCGACTACGAGGCGACCGCCTGGGTCAACGGCGAGCGCGTCGGCGCGAACCGCGGCGGCTACTTGCCCTTCGAGTTCGACGTCACCGACGCGCTCGTCGACGGCGAGAACGAGATCGTTCTCGAGGTGGTCGACCCGGACGACCTGAGCGAACTGCCCCACGGAAAGCAAGGCGAACCGTGGTACCAGCGAGTCAGCGGCGTCTGGCAGGACGTGACGCTCGAGACCGTCCCGTCCGTACACGTCGACGGGATCCGGGTCACCCCCGACCTCGAGACGGACACGGCCCACGTCGAGGTCGACGTAGACGGACTGAACGAATTGGGCGAACGGGCCGGATCGGACGGAGAACCCGCCGTCAGCGCTCGCATCGTCGTCTCTCGAGACGGCGATCCGGTCGTGACCGAGTCCGCGGCGATCGAGACGGACGACGCGGGCGGAACGGGGGCGGTCGCGCTCCCGATCCCCGACGCCGACTACTGGACGCCAGAGAGGCCCGCGCTCTACGACGTGCGCGTCGACCTCGAGCGCGACGGAACCGTCATCGACCGGGACGAGGACTACTTCGGAATGCGCAGCGTCGAGGCCCGAGACGGGCGGGTGTACCTGAACGGCGAGCCGTACTTCCTCCGGGGCGCACTCGAGCAGGGCTACTACCCGGAGACGCTGTACCGACCGTTTAGCGACGACTGCTTCGAGGAGGAGGTTCGGACCGCCACGGAACTCGGCTTCAACCTGCTTCGCAAGCACATCAAGCCGGCGCATCCGGACTTCCTCGAGTGCGCCGACCGACTCGGCCTCCTCGTCTGGGAGGAACCCGCGAATCCGACGGTCCACACCGATCGCTCGAGGCGCGCGGTGTTCGAGCAACTCGAGGGGATGATCGAACGCGATTACAACCGGCCGAGCGTCGTCGTCTGGAGCATCTACAACGAGGAGTGGGGAATCGGCAACCCGCAGGGGCTGGACGTGGAGACGTCGCTGTGGGACGACGAGGCGAAACAGGACTACCTCGCGGACTGCTACGAGACGGCTCGCGAGCTGGATCCGACGCGGCTCGTCTGTGACAACTCCGGCTGGGCGCACGTGGCGACCGACGTCAACGACTACCACCGCTACTTCGTCAGTCCCGACCGCGCCGACGCCTGGGAGGCCGACCTCGACCGGATGACCGAGCGGCCCCAGGACAACTACGCGGCGACCGAGACGGACCCCGACGACGCGCCGCTCGTCGTCTCCGAGTTCGGCACGTGGGGGCTCTGCGACGCGCCGGCGATCGAGGAGTACTACGGCGAGCGCCCGCCCTGGTTCGACTACGAGTTCCTCGAAGCGGGGCTGAAACGGCCCGCGGGCTACCGCGAGCGGTTCGCGGAGACCCCGCTCTCGGAGGCGTTCGACGGGATCGAGGCGCTGGCCGAGGCCTGGCAGCGCCGGGAGCTCCGCTCGAACAAGGACGTCATCGAGCGCATGCGCGCCAGAGACGACGTCGCCGGCTACGTCATCACCGAATTCTCCGACATAGAGTGGGAGTTCAACGGGATCCTCGACTACCGTCGCGAGGAGAAGGCGTTCCACGACGAGTTCGCCGGCGTCAACGCGCCGGTCGCCGTGCAACTCGACCTCGAGTCGCGAGCCGTCTGGGACGACGAGACCGTCGCGGCCGACGCGGTCGTCGTCAACGACACGGACGAGCGACTCGAAGGCGAACTATCGTGGACCGTCGCCGGCGAATCGGGGCGGCAAACGGTCGCAGTGGATCCCGCATCGACGGTCCGCGCCGACGACCTCGTCGCCGTCGATGCGCCGTCGGTCGGCGACGCGACGACCGAGACGGTGACCCTCGAGTTCGGCGACGCGACGACCGAGGAACCCGTAACTATCGCTCCGCGGTCCGATTCCGCCCCGGACCGCGGGGCCGACGGTCCCGTCTACGCCGCGGACGAGGCGCTTCGAGACGCGCTCGAGCGACGCGGAGTATCCGTGGTCGACCGACTCGACGAGACCGTTTCGGTCGCCGTCGTCACGGAAACCACGTTCCAGGTGCTCGAGTACGCTCGCGGCGGCGGCAACGTGCTGTTGCTGGCCGACCGGGACGGCTCCGTGGCCGACGAGGACGTATTCGACTACCGCGACCTGCCCGAAGACGAGAGCTGGAACCTCGTCGCGTCGCTGTTCTACACCACCGACGAACGGCTCGAGGCGCTCCTCGGGACGATACCGGGGTGGGAACTCGACGGGCGATACCCGTACGCGGTCGTCACCGACGCCGACGACGTGTCGGTCGGATACGTCGAGGGGTGGCTCGCCAACCCGGCGGCGGCGGTCGCGACGCGGCACTACGGCGACGGAGTCGTCCGCGTCTGTACGTTCCGGGTGATCGACGGCTACGGTTCCTGCCCGACGGCGACGACGCTCGTCGACGAGTTACTGGCGAAATCGCTCGAGTCGCCGGGCGGAGCGTAG
- a CDS encoding ABC transporter ATP-binding protein has protein sequence MSETNNEAASVTFDGVRKVYLDDFVAVNGFDATIEDGEFITVVGPSGSGKSTLLRMIAGLEDITDGDIRIGDDSIRGVEPQDRGIAMVFQNYALYPHMTVRKNMAYGLKLTTDLSDDEIERRVSETAEMMGIEDQLDDKPANLSGGQQQRVATGRAIVRDPKIFLMDEPLSNLDAKLKVHMRTELQRLQEDLGTTTIYVTHDQHEALTMSDRIIVLDGGELQQFAPPDEVYNEPANRFVADFIGSPAMNFFDVELNGTALVSDGFTYDVPPAIVETILETDATSGLELGIRPEDIAYDATGDNTISAVVDVVEVAGSDNFVYVDIDGTECRVRVPGGVKPAVGEQTQIAFDPADVHLFDVRTGKNLLVDGSDGQPVPESETEEAEEAA, from the coding sequence ATGAGTGAAACGAACAACGAAGCGGCATCGGTAACGTTCGACGGCGTGCGGAAAGTATACCTGGACGACTTCGTCGCGGTCAACGGATTCGACGCGACGATCGAAGACGGGGAGTTCATCACCGTCGTCGGTCCCTCGGGGTCCGGCAAATCGACGCTGTTGCGGATGATCGCCGGTCTCGAGGACATCACCGACGGCGACATTCGAATCGGCGACGACAGCATCAGGGGCGTCGAGCCGCAGGACCGCGGGATCGCGATGGTGTTCCAGAACTACGCGCTATACCCGCACATGACCGTTCGGAAGAACATGGCCTACGGGCTCAAACTGACGACGGATCTCTCCGACGACGAGATCGAACGACGGGTCAGCGAAACGGCGGAGATGATGGGGATCGAAGACCAGTTGGACGACAAGCCGGCGAACCTCTCGGGCGGCCAGCAACAGCGCGTCGCGACCGGTCGAGCGATCGTTCGCGACCCGAAGATCTTCCTGATGGACGAGCCGCTGTCGAACCTCGACGCGAAACTCAAGGTCCACATGCGGACCGAACTCCAGCGGCTCCAGGAGGACCTCGGGACGACGACGATCTACGTCACGCACGACCAGCACGAGGCCCTGACGATGAGCGATCGAATCATCGTCCTCGACGGGGGCGAACTCCAGCAGTTCGCACCGCCGGACGAGGTTTACAACGAACCCGCAAACCGGTTCGTCGCGGACTTTATCGGCAGCCCCGCGATGAACTTCTTCGACGTCGAACTGAACGGAACGGCGCTCGTCAGCGACGGATTCACGTACGACGTCCCGCCTGCGATCGTCGAGACGATCCTCGAGACGGACGCCACATCTGGCCTCGAGTTGGGGATCCGCCCCGAAGACATCGCGTACGATGCGACCGGGGACAATACGATCTCCGCCGTCGTCGACGTCGTCGAGGTCGCCGGAAGCGACAACTTCGTCTACGTCGATATCGACGGCACCGAATGCCGCGTTCGGGTGCCCGGAGGCGTGAAACCGGCCGTCGGCGAGCAGACGCAGATCGCGTTCGACCCCGCCGACGTTCACCTCTTCGACGTCCGTACGGGGAAGAACCTGCTCGTCGACGGGAGCGACGGCCAGCCCGTTCCCGAATCCGAAACGGAGGAGGCGGAGGAAGCCGCTTGA
- a CDS encoding DUF624 domain-containing protein, producing the protein MTRTADLDPMYASLEQTTRFAWANLVSIVWISVGWFLASLPVVTLGPATVGAYRAVLSLRDDDSDGIDRAAVLETVRRQFVHATLLGLLPLVLFAIAANYALAYLASGTVAAGLLALCCAYAGLYAWLVSMPTLLGLATGKPVATALKDGFLWTARHAVGAVALGVVTGALLVVTSLLTVAVALLFAGVAFALHVEFISSVSGAESRVATVVTER; encoded by the coding sequence ATGACTCGAACAGCCGATCTCGACCCGATGTACGCCTCGCTCGAGCAAACGACACGGTTCGCCTGGGCGAACCTCGTGTCGATCGTGTGGATCAGCGTCGGCTGGTTCCTCGCGTCGCTTCCGGTCGTGACGCTCGGCCCGGCGACCGTCGGGGCCTACCGCGCCGTGTTGTCGCTTCGCGACGACGACAGCGATGGTATCGATCGAGCGGCCGTCCTCGAGACCGTTCGCCGCCAGTTCGTCCACGCGACGCTGCTCGGGCTCCTCCCGCTCGTGTTGTTCGCGATCGCGGCGAACTACGCGCTCGCGTACCTCGCGAGCGGAACGGTCGCCGCCGGCCTGCTCGCACTCTGCTGTGCGTACGCCGGACTGTACGCCTGGCTCGTGTCGATGCCGACGCTGCTCGGCCTCGCAACGGGCAAACCCGTCGCCACCGCGCTCAAAGACGGATTCCTCTGGACGGCGCGTCACGCCGTCGGCGCGGTGGCACTCGGCGTCGTGACTGGTGCGTTGCTCGTGGTCACGTCGCTGTTGACCGTCGCGGTGGCGCTGCTGTTCGCCGGCGTCGCGTTCGCGCTCCACGTCGAGTTTATCTCGAGCGTTTCCGGGGCCGAGAGCCGGGTCGCAACGGTGGTGACCGAGCGATGA
- a CDS encoding carbohydrate ABC transporter permease — MSTKSTSLRDDLTITDERLRTIAVYVGLYGMAALFLLPYLYMFATSFMTRELVYSDVPHLIPWDVTLYWYEYLLTNSLIDMWTVNTLILAGVTTLVVLVIDAMIAYSLTRLDWPGRRVIFAVIVASFMVPGIVNLVPVYIIVSELGLVNSVWGVVLPSAANPLGVFMLVQFFKDIPEELEEAARLDGFSRLRIFTHIILPLMRSALAALGLFIFIWTWNAFVWPLLILQSETMYTLPIGLVTLQDNMGVTEPGVIMTSAVIASVPLLIVFLVMQKHLVKAVEMQGTTK, encoded by the coding sequence ATGAGTACGAAATCGACGAGCCTGCGCGACGATCTGACGATCACCGACGAACGACTCCGAACGATCGCCGTGTACGTCGGCCTCTACGGGATGGCGGCGCTGTTCCTGCTTCCCTATTTGTACATGTTCGCGACGTCGTTCATGACGCGCGAGCTGGTCTACTCGGACGTGCCCCACCTGATCCCGTGGGACGTCACCCTCTACTGGTACGAGTACCTGCTCACCAACTCGCTGATCGACATGTGGACGGTCAACACGCTCATTCTGGCGGGCGTGACGACCCTCGTCGTGCTCGTGATCGACGCGATGATCGCCTACTCGCTGACCCGTCTCGACTGGCCGGGGCGGCGCGTCATCTTCGCGGTCATCGTGGCGAGTTTCATGGTTCCCGGCATCGTCAACCTCGTCCCGGTGTACATCATCGTGAGCGAACTCGGGCTGGTCAACTCCGTGTGGGGCGTCGTCCTGCCGAGCGCCGCCAACCCGCTGGGCGTGTTCATGCTCGTCCAGTTCTTCAAGGACATCCCCGAGGAACTCGAGGAGGCGGCGCGTCTGGACGGGTTCTCGCGGCTCCGGATCTTCACGCACATCATCCTGCCGCTGATGCGGTCGGCGCTCGCGGCGCTCGGACTGTTCATCTTCATCTGGACGTGGAACGCCTTCGTCTGGCCGTTGCTCATCCTCCAGAGCGAGACGATGTACACGTTACCGATCGGGCTGGTGACGCTCCAGGACAACATGGGCGTCACCGAACCCGGCGTGATCATGACCTCCGCGGTCATCGCCTCGGTGCCGCTACTGATCGTGTTCCTCGTCATGCAAAAACACCTCGTCAAAGCAGTCGAAATGCAGGGGACGACGAAATGA
- a CDS encoding carbohydrate ABC transporter permease, translating to MAQANQQPDSGDSRGLDLSKSSTRELLAGVSFSIPYLIIAGLFLFGPLLLALYMSLHDWNALDPGQSEFIGLDNYQILLSDPDFWSALWNTVYFVVLTVPLIVVGSLLLALGVNRDVKGKWFLRTVFFSPYVLTVAVVGLLWADIFSSSGLVPYYVGGGNWLTSHDLAMPAIAIATIWWQLAFNFIILLAARQNVSDRLYEAAKLDGASTWRMMRDITIPQMQNPLIFVVIVTFVGSFQVFGQPFIMTDGGPSFSTTTIVLYLYETAFTGRDFGYAAAVGYVLFMILIAVSATSYYFLGGDRK from the coding sequence ATGGCACAAGCAAATCAACAACCCGACTCGGGCGATTCGAGAGGTCTCGACCTCTCGAAGTCGTCGACGCGCGAGCTACTCGCGGGAGTCTCGTTCTCGATACCGTACCTGATAATCGCCGGCCTGTTCCTCTTCGGGCCGCTGCTCCTGGCGCTGTACATGAGCCTCCACGACTGGAACGCGCTCGATCCGGGCCAGTCGGAGTTCATCGGCCTCGATAACTACCAGATCCTGCTCTCCGATCCCGACTTCTGGAGCGCGCTGTGGAACACCGTCTACTTCGTCGTCCTGACGGTGCCGCTGATCGTCGTCGGCTCGCTCTTGCTAGCCCTCGGCGTCAACCGCGACGTGAAGGGGAAATGGTTCCTGCGAACGGTCTTCTTCAGCCCGTACGTGCTAACCGTCGCGGTCGTCGGCCTGCTGTGGGCAGACATCTTCAGTTCGTCAGGGCTCGTCCCCTACTACGTCGGTGGCGGCAACTGGCTGACCTCTCACGACCTCGCGATGCCCGCGATCGCAATCGCGACGATCTGGTGGCAGTTGGCCTTCAACTTCATCATCCTGCTCGCTGCGCGACAGAACGTCTCGGATCGCCTCTACGAGGCGGCGAAACTGGACGGCGCGAGCACGTGGCGGATGATGCGCGACATCACGATTCCGCAGATGCAGAATCCGCTCATCTTCGTCGTCATCGTGACGTTCGTCGGTTCGTTTCAGGTGTTCGGCCAGCCGTTCATCATGACGGACGGTGGCCCGTCGTTCTCGACGACGACCATCGTCCTGTACCTGTACGAAACCGCGTTTACCGGCCGCGACTTCGGCTACGCCGCCGCGGTCGGTTACGTGCTGTTCATGATCCTGATCGCCGTCTCGGCGACCAGCTACTACTTCCTCGGAGGTGACCGCAAATGA
- a CDS encoding extracellular solute-binding protein, whose translation MSTGDKERRPSRSRSSHRHGSRSVSRRGLLRATGAAGLAGLAGCTGFVGRSKDGVEYWTLFGGGDGNVMEAMVDEINESGDLHINRQRVPWDEYYGRLYTSMVGGNPPDLAIMHSRMMDEYQDNLVPVTDDIGTEPYLEEVAQGGVVDGEQLAVPLDSHPFGLYYNKEIFEEAGLDPEDPPETPEQFTDAADAIVENTDHYAFDFFEADQGVEVMRMMLASRGGRLLEDDYEPAFETDDGLAVVQEMHDWVHEREWAPVDPDTGWDAWNRGEVGMRLEGSWHITVVRETGFEFGMTKPFVMPGSTDPVTLGESHMMIIPQSEDRDQDRLEDTIETIRLLTQEFNPRWGYDAGHLPASKTAIESDDLRDSETWSQTLEIFHEMVEEDEFLRPPSTPRTTQYMEQIYQPLDDMRAGNLTPEEAIETAADGVRKTFSRQ comes from the coding sequence ATGAGCACAGGTGACAAAGAGAGGAGACCATCCAGATCTCGCTCGAGCCATCGTCACGGCTCGAGATCCGTCAGTCGCCGGGGGTTACTTCGGGCGACGGGTGCTGCCGGTCTTGCCGGACTTGCTGGCTGTACGGGGTTCGTCGGCAGATCCAAGGACGGCGTCGAGTACTGGACGCTGTTCGGCGGCGGTGACGGCAACGTCATGGAAGCGATGGTCGACGAGATTAACGAGAGCGGCGACTTGCATATCAATCGGCAGCGAGTGCCGTGGGACGAGTACTACGGTCGTTTGTACACGTCGATGGTCGGCGGCAATCCACCGGATCTCGCGATCATGCACTCGCGGATGATGGACGAGTACCAGGACAACCTCGTGCCAGTCACCGACGATATCGGGACGGAACCGTACCTCGAGGAAGTCGCTCAGGGTGGCGTCGTCGACGGCGAGCAACTCGCCGTCCCGCTCGATAGCCACCCGTTCGGCCTCTACTACAACAAGGAAATCTTCGAGGAAGCCGGGTTGGATCCAGAGGACCCGCCGGAGACGCCCGAACAGTTCACCGATGCGGCCGACGCAATCGTCGAAAACACGGATCACTACGCGTTCGACTTCTTCGAAGCCGACCAAGGAGTCGAAGTGATGCGAATGATGCTCGCCAGCAGAGGCGGACGACTTCTCGAGGACGACTACGAGCCGGCGTTCGAAACGGACGACGGGCTGGCGGTCGTCCAGGAGATGCACGACTGGGTTCACGAACGGGAGTGGGCACCCGTCGATCCGGACACCGGTTGGGACGCCTGGAATCGAGGTGAGGTCGGCATGCGGCTCGAAGGATCGTGGCACATCACCGTCGTTCGCGAAACGGGATTCGAGTTCGGGATGACGAAACCGTTCGTCATGCCGGGCTCGACCGACCCCGTGACGCTCGGTGAGAGTCACATGATGATCATCCCGCAGAGCGAGGACCGCGATCAGGATCGTCTCGAGGACACGATCGAGACGATTCGACTGCTCACACAGGAGTTCAATCCGCGGTGGGGGTACGACGCCGGACACCTTCCCGCCAGCAAGACGGCGATCGAAAGCGACGACCTCCGCGACTCCGAGACGTGGTCGCAGACGCTCGAGATCTTCCACGAGATGGTCGAGGAAGACGAGTTCCTTCGGCCGCCCTCGACCCCGAGAACGACCCAATACATGGAACAGATCTACCAGCCACTCGACGACATGCGCGCCGGAAACCTGACTCCCGAAGAAGCCATCGAGACCGCTGCGGACGGCGTCAGAAAAACGTTCAGTAGGCAATAA